GTGTTGTTGCATGGATTGTTGCGTTGGCTTTACTGGTAACCATGATGGTACCTTCTTTGGCAGTAAGCGCAGCAGAACCAGATACAACAATACAAAATCTGATGGTAGACAACGTTACCAATCCAATTGGTATCGACAACAAGACCCCATATTTTTCTTGGAATATGCAGTCCTCTGTTGTAGGTCAAAAACAAACAGCTTACCAGATTGTTGTTGAAAAATGGAATACAGTAAACGACAAAGCTGAAAAAACTGTTTGGGACACCGGCAAAGTTTCAAGCGATGTTTCGATTGATATCGCTTATGCTGGTGAGGCTTTGCAATCTTCTTCTACTTACCATTGGCATGTTACTGTTTGGGACAAAGATGATAAATCTGTTGTTTCTGACGCAGCAACATTTGAAATGGGATTATTAGAAGAAAATGCTTTTGATGATGTACATTGGATCCGTATGCCAAAAGCTGGCGACCCTGATCCAGACGCTCCAGAACAAGTTGCGGATACAAGCGTGTACACCATTGAATCCAACTTTAAATTCAACGACGCAGTAGGATTTGTGTTTGCTGGAACAGACAAAACACATTTCTATATGTGGCAGTTGAATAATAATATGGAAAACGGTGTGGAAGGCTCTTATATCAGACCTCATGTTTGGAATGGCGGCGGCGCACTGTTTAATCCTGAAAATGTTGGCAATTTTAATGGTTACAAATTAGATCAGGATTTAGTAAATGGTCAAACCTACAACTTTAAATTAGTAGTAGATACTGAAAATAAAACAGTTACTACTTATTTAGATGGACAAGAAGTAAATAAAATGAACACTGGAGATGCTAATTTATCTTATGGTAAATTGGGCTTCCGTCAAGCTACTAATCCTGCTCAGGGCTTTGTGGAAGAAGCTTGGATTGACGATTTAAAGGCAACTGCTAAAGATGGAACAATTTTGTTTTACCAAGACTTTAGTTTGGCTTCTGATACACAGTTTGACGGTGGTGAAGTAGTAGACGGTCAGCTGCACGTTAAATGTGAAGATGACAATGTGCAATCCGACAAAGTTTTCTTTGAAAAAGATACAGAAAACTATTACCGTTTTGATGTAGATTTTACCATTAATTCTGGTAAAGCTGGCATTATGTATGGTTCTAATGCGGCAGGCAGCGTTTATTATTATTCTCAAATAAATCCATCTTACACTGGAACCTTAAATGGTGTTAATTACAATAATGAACCAGCAGTTGTACAAAACTTTAAAGATGGAAGTGCTGCTGCTTATGGTTTTGATGGTGGTAAAATTACCAATGTAGCTCAGGATGATTTTATTGGAAAACAACATCATGTAACTGTTATTGCAAACTATGGTAAACAGGTTTGGATTTATGTAGATGGTGTAGAAGCAAAATACCATGACCGCTTGGAAGATTTCTCTTTTGACGGAAAAATCGGTTTTACAAGTGATGCAGATGATGATGTTACCTATGATAATGTTTGTGTAAAAATTGATGGACAGCCTCAAGTTTTGACAGACTTTAGCACAGAAGAAAATATCTTTGATAATGGTACTGTTAAAGATGGAACCTTGAATGTAGCTGGCGCTACCAACGCTTTCTTAACTGGTACATTGACAGGGACAGAACCTGTAGAACCAGAACCAGCTGAACCAGTTCACTTTACCTATGAAGCGGATTTAACTATTACTGGTGATGCTGCTGGCTTGGTATTTTCTGGTACTGATAGTAATAACTTCTATATGTGGCAGTTAAATGGTGTTGACCATGATGGTCAATTATACCTGCGTCCACATATTTGGGCAAATGGTACACCAAACTACAATGGTTATGAAGTAGATATCAGCCAATATTTTGATTTCGCAACCGAAATTCAAAATAAACAAATCCATGTGAAATTGGATGTTACAAATGATGCAGTAGTTACTTACATTAACGATGTAAAAGTAAATACATTTGATTTAACCGGAAAACCAGGTACAATGGTTGACGGTTGTGTTGGATTCAGATCCGGTGCAAAAGGAGAAACATTTAAAGCAGATAACCTGAAAGTGGTTTCCTATGATGCCGAAGGAACTGAAACCGTAAAATACGATTATAACTTCGACGATGGCATTAACCCATTTGGCGGTTCCGCTGGACAGGCTAGCAGCAGCCAGATTGTAGATGGCCAATTTGTTGTAGCAGAAAACGCTGGCGTACTGATGACAAAAGATTTGTCTAAACTGGGTATGCCAATGTTCCGTAAATCTTTTGACACTGCTGCTGAAAAAGAAGTAGTTAGCGCAAAAGTTTATGCATCTTCTTTAGGTGTATATGATTTATATGTAAACGGCGAACGTGTTGGTTATACCAATGCTGACGGCGAAAAAATGTATGATGAAATGAAACCAGGCTGGACCGACTACAATGAACGTATTCTGTACTATAGCCATGATATTACTGATTTAGTAAAACAACATGGTTCCAATGTTATTTTGGCAACAATGGGTAGTGGCTGGTGGACTGGTAGGGTTTCCTATGGTACTTATGGCTATAAAGATATGGCGTTTATGGCAAAAACCATTATCACTTATAGCGATGGTTCCCAAGAAGTAATTAACACAGATAGTTCCTGGAAAACAAGCAAAAACGGTGTAATCCGTGAAGCTGATATCTGGGATGGCGAAACTTATGACGCAAATTATCCAAGTCCAGCTGAAATTTCCACCAGCGATTATGTAGAAGACGAATCCTGGCAGAAACCAAGCTACAGCACAGACTTTAGAGGTATTATTTCTGCTCAAACCGGACAAACAATTCAGGTTCGGAAAGAATTAGAACGCACCTCTGCAAAAACAACTGTATATGAAGGTACAGTAGATAATGGCAGTGATTATGGCAAAATTAACGTTGTAAAAGACGATTACGCTGCAAATGATAAAATTGAACTGAAAAAAGGTCAGACCGCTATTTTTGATTTAGGTCAAAATATGGTAGGTTGGCCAAATATCAATATTACAGCTCCTCAAGGAACCGAAGTTGTGATGCATTTTGCTGAAATGCTGAATGACAGTGGTGAAAAATCCAGAGGTAATGATGGCCCAGAAGGCGGTTTATATACAGCAAACTACCGTTCTGCAAAAGCAACTGGTACTTACATTGCAAAAGGTGATACAAATGAAAGTTACCGTTCTACCTTTACTTTCTACGGATTCCGCTATGTATCCGTTACAGCAACACAAGATATTACAATTAATAGCTTTGTAGCAGAAGTAGTAGGTTCTGCAATTCCTGAAACAGGTACTTTGGAAACTTCTGATGCTTCTGTTAACCAATTAATCAGTAATGTTCTTTGGGGACAGAGAAGTAACTATCTCAGCGTTCCAACAGACTGTCCACAACGTGATGAAAAACTTGGTTGGTCCGGCGATACTCAGATCTTTGTTGGAGCAGCTTCTTACAATGCAAACGTTGCAGGTTTCTTCCATAAATGGGCTTATGATGCTCAGGATAGCCAACAAGGTGGCGCTTATACAGATACCATTCCACGTTCTGCAGCAGTAGGAGCTGGTAACGCTGCTTGGGGCGACGCTGGTATTATTGTACCTTATACTATGTACAAAATGTACGGCGATACTTTGATGATTGAAAAAATGTATGATTCTATGACAGAATACATGCAGTGGCTGGAAGCAAGAGGATACATTGGTGCTGGCACAGGTTATGGTGACTGGTTGGCATATGAATCCAATGAAGGTCCAGTAAGAAATGTAATCGCATGTGCATACTATGCAAACGATACTTTGATGATGGCAGAAATGTGTGATGCTATCGGCAAAACAGATGAAGCTGCTTCTTACCGTCAAAGATATGAAGAAATTAAAGATTACTTCCAGGCAACATTCTTGAATGCTGATGGAACATTAAAAACTGAAAACTCTACTCAAACATGTTATCTGATGGCTTTGAAATCCGACATGTTTGAAACAGAAGAACAAAAACAAGCTGCTGTTGATACTTTAGTTCAGAAAATTAAAGACAATGGCAATAAATTGGGTACTGGTTTCGTAGGTACTGGTGCATTAAACCAGACTTTAAGTGATGTTGGTGAAACCAATATGGCTTATACTCTGTTGTTACAGAGAGAAGATCCTTCTTGGCTCTATTCTGTAGACCAGGGTGCAACAACTATTTGGGAAAGATGGAACTCTTATACCAAAGAAAACGGTTTTGGCGATGTTAGTATGAACTCCTTTAACCATTATTCTTATGGTGCGGTATTAGAATGGATGTATAGTGATATGCTGGGTATTGAAGCGGACATTGATGATCCAGGCTTCAAACACATCATTTTACAACCACAACCAGATACTCGTGAAGATTCTGAAATTCCTGCAAATGAACAGAGAATTACATCTGTAAAAGGTTCTTATGATTCTACATATGGTACAATCAGTGCAGAATGGAACTGGTCTGAAGACGAATTTAACTACACTGCAACAGTACCAGCAAATACTACCGCTACTGTATACTTGCCAACTACAGAAGGTCAGACTGTTACAGTAAACGGTAAAGATGTTGCCGATTTGGATGAAGCAACCGATGGTATCAAATACATCGAAACCACAGATGGTAAAGCTGTATTTGAAGTTGTTTCCGGTACCTTTAACTTTAAATCTTCTTCCACAGAAGAACCAACACCAGGTGATGTTGATAAAACAATCCTGGAAAAAGTAATTGCAAAAGCAACAGAATTAAAAGGTACAGAGGAATACACAAATGCTATTCCATCTGTAAAAGAAAGCTTTGATAAAGCATTAGCAGATGCACAAACTGTTTATGATAATCCAGCGGCGACAGACAAAGAAGTAACCAATGCATGGATGACCTTAATGGATGAAATCCATAAACTGGGCTTCCAGGCAGGGGATAAGACAGCACTGCAAAATCTGTATGATGAAGTAAAGGATACTGACCTGAGCCAATATAAAGATGGAGCAGCAAAAGACAATTTCAAAACAGCATTAAAGAATGCAGAAACTGTATTGGCAGATAGAGATGCAATGCAGAATGAAATTGACAAAGCATATAACGACCTGAAAGCAGCATTTGATGCGTTGGAAAAACTAGCAGATAAGAGCCAGTTAAAAGCATTGTTAGATGAATGTGCAGAATTCAAAGAGGAAAATTACACCCCAGCAACATGGGAAGTATTTGCACCAATTTTGGAAAAAGCACAAGGTGTTTATGACAATGTAGACGCTACTCAGGAAGAAGTTAATGCAGCAGTAGATGAACTGTTAGGTGGTATGTTACAGCTGAGATTTAAAGCTGATACTTCTATCTTAGAAGGATTGGTACAACAAGTAGAAGGTATGGACTTAAGCCAATATACAGATGCTAGCGTTGCAGCATTGAAAGCAGTTTTAGGTGAATCCAAAGCAATGTTAGGCAATGAAAACTTAAGCAAGGATGATCAGCCAGCTGTAGATGCTCAAGTTGAAAAATTGGCACAAGCAATCAATAACTTGGAAGTAAAAGATAACTCTGCTGTAAATAATAGCACAGGTTCTTCTACTCAAACAGGATCTACCACGACTACAAATCAACCAGTTAAAACTGGTGATAGCTCTATTGTATTTGCGTTAGCAGCTACAATGTTAGCAGGTGCTGGTATTATTGTTGCTAAAAAAAGACGTAAATAAGTTCAATAACTGATTACGCTAAATTGCTTCTAAATGAGAAGTAATTGAATAAACGGGAGACACAATTGTGTCTCCCGTTTTGTTATGATTGCTGCCCATAGTTTAAAAAAATTAGTAGAACCAGAGGTGAATAAAAAACTTGGCAAAATGAGAAACTCTAATAGATGAAAAATGCTTTATACTTGAGAATGGAGTAGAAGATTTTAGAAAAGCAATTCAGGAATTTTTGCATACAGTTTTCTTTCCAGAAAAGGGTATGGAAAGAAAAACCATACTGGTTTATCAGTAGAGGAGCAAGCGATGCGATAGTAGTTCTTCGATATTTCTTTCAGCCCTCTCTGAGGTCTGAGTAAACCACTAGTTTACTAGTGATTTTGACTGCCTGTCTAAGCAAAATAAAATACCTGGTTTTACCAGAGATAGAAAGAGAAGTTTTAAGGGAATAACTTTCTAATAGATGGCTTTTGTAGGATAAAAGTATATAGAATAGCAGTCATCAGTTAATCTCATACGGCTGCCGATATCTGATGGAAATTGTTTACGAATAGCAGAATGTATGATGCCATGGTATTTTTTAATACTTTTTCCAGGTCTCTGAGCAAACCATCCATTTATTAGTGATTTAAATTGAAAAATGTTTGGTTTCATTGAAGAATATAGTTTGTAATTAAGCAGCTGTGGAAAAAGAAATACATCTATAGTTGAAAAAACTAGAGTGACGTATTGATTGATTTTGTAGGACAGATAAGAAAAATAACTGAAAAATTAGAGAAAGAGATTATTAGTTCTATTAATTTAGATTTCTGCTTATTTGAGCATAAGGTCTCTTTCATGTTTGGTAAGTCAATTGTGTTTACTCTATAATACCATTATTTAACAAAAAATGGTTTGAAAACAGAAATATGGTATAATAAAGATGCCTTATAAGTTATTAATTTTGAAATAATGGTTGTATTTTGTAACGAAATGTTGATTTAAAAACACTTATATAATAGGAAAAAGAAAATTATCGATAAAAACAATGGATACATAATAGATTGGAGAAGAAGGGAGGAAAAATTGTGGAAGAAATAAAAGAATTATATGATTTGTATCATGATGATTTATACCGTTATATTTTTTCATTAACAAAAAATCAGCATCAAACAGAAGATATTCTTCAATCCACTTTTTTATCCGCTCTGCAATCCCTTTCTTCTTTTCAACGAAGGTCTACCATTAAAACTTGGCTTATTGGTATTGCAAGGCATGAATATTTTTCTTATTTAAGGAAAAATCCAATGGAACTTGGACTATATGAGCTTACTGTTGAACCAGGAGATATTGATCCATCCGAGCATGAACTTAGTTGGATAATCCTTCAGGAATTATCGAAATTATCTGAATTACAAAAGGAAATTGCGGTTTTGCGGCTATTTAATGAACTAACTTTCGCTGAGATTTCTATCATCATTGGTAAAACAGAGAATTATTGTAGGGTTTCATTTTTTCGGACGAAACAAAAATTAATGGAGGTATTGCAAAATGAAGCAGATTAATTGTAACATGATACAAGATTTACTTCCATTGTATCAGGAAGGCTTGGTTTCTGGACAAACCAAAAAAGAAATAGATGAGCATCTGCAAAGATGCCCTCAATGCCGTGCGGTTCAAGAGAAAAACCAACAGGAATTGTTTCATCAGACTGATTTGCTCTCCAATACAAATTCCAAAGAAAAATCTGCGTTAGTTCTATTGAAGAAAATCCAAAAATCCCAAAATAGTACCTGGTATTTTACTGTGATTCTTTCTATGTTAGTAGCAGACTATCTTTCCTTGCTTTATCAAGGATGGATTGGATTTGTTCCTTGCTTAATTCTTATACCATTTCTACTAACACTATTGTTCCATCGTTACAAAGCAATTTTAATTTTTGGAGCTCTTGAGTTTTTAATGGTAAGTATGGTGCAAACTCACTTGATATTGGGCTTAATAGGGCTGCCATTTTTCTTTTTTTGTACAGGAAGCGGGATCATGCTGGCGAAACAAATCCAGTTGTGGAGAAAGAAGGGATTAGAATGAAAAAAACAAAACGCATTGTATTATTAGTAATTTCTGTTATATGGGTCATCAGTTCCACCGGTTGTTATCTGATGGCTAAGGGAAATCCAATCCGATATTTTCAAGCAAAAAGAGAAATTCAAACTTATATTGAAAAACATTACGGAAAAGAAATTGTGATGGGGGAATTATCTTATACATCAAAGACCAATACTTTTTATGCATCTGTTACAGAAGCGGACGATTCCAGGAACCATTCCAGTATTGTATATTATCCAACTGGAGAGATTGGAGACTATTATCAGTTTGATATTCAATCCCGTATGGAAGAAGAGGTTTCTAGTATGATTTATACTTTCCTCAATACACAAATGCAATTAACACAGGAAGATATTACCATAAATACGTTATTAGAACTACCTCCCTTCCAATATCAGTTGGACTCTTCCTATGACCCAAATATACCTGTTACCATTCAAATAGAATTGAATCAAGAATTTTCTTCCAAAGAAGATTATATCGCAACTGCAATTCCTCTGATACAAAAACTTCAGATTTTAGGGATACCAATAGAAAATGCGAAACTGTATTCTTATCTTCCTGAAGATGGAAACAGTTGTTACCAGACAGAATTAACTAGTTTTGAAGCAACGGAAGAAGAAATGGTATCACATACCAAAATTGTCACAATCAAAAAATAAACGCAACTGTTATGTTCTGCTTTTGATGGCTGAAGAAGCAGATGAAAAAATACCTCCCATATATTATGGGAGGTATTCTCAACCAATTATTTATTCAATTCCATTTGGATTTTTACAGATAAAATTCCAACTATCCTGGCACATATCTTCAATTGTTTTTTTGGCTGACCATCCCAACAACTCTTTGGCTTTAGAAGTATCTGCATAACAGGTAGCAATATCTCCTGCCCGCCGTTCGATAATTTGGTAAGGCAGTTTTTTTCCACAGGCTTTCTCAAATGAGTGGAAAAGTTCTAATACACTGGTACCTTTTCCTGTTCCTAAGTTAATTTCTTGAGCTCCATTATGTTCTAGTGCATATTTTACAGCATCTAAATGTCCTTTCGCCAAATCCACTACATGAATATAGTCCCGTACACCAGTGCCATCTGGAGTATCGTAATCATCGCCAAAAACTCTTAAATATTCTAGTTTTCCAATTGCAACCTGACAAATATATGGCATTAGGTTGTTTGGAATACCATTTGGGTCTTCACCAAGCAAACCGCTATGATGTGCCCCAATCGGATTAAAGTAACGCAATAGAACTATGCTCCATTTTGGATCGGATACACAAAGATCACGTAATATTTGTTCAATCATCACTTTCGTGTACCCATATGGATTTGTTGCAGAAGTTGGCATATTTTCCTGATATGGAACGGGGTTGTTCATACCATATACAGTCGCGGAAGAAGAAAATACAATACGGTAACAGTGGTATTTTCGCATACATTCCAAAAGGTATAAAGTACCAGTAATATTATTTGAATAATATTCCAATGGTTTTTCTACCGATTCACCAACTGCTTTTAAGCCGGCAAAATGGATTACTGCATCAATTTGGTATTGCTGGAAGATCTGGTCTAATTCTTCTGGATGGCATAAGTCAGCTTTTATAAAATCCATCTTCTTTTCAGTAATCGTTTGAATTCGGTCTAAAACAGCTGGTTTTGAATTACAAAAGTTATCTGTTCCAACTACATGGTATCCGGACTGGATTAATTCAACACAGGTATGGCTTCCAATAAATCCGGTTGCACCTGTTACTAAAATTGTTGACATAATCGTTACTCCTATTATCTGTTATTCATGTTTTATAAACCTCATTTTTAGCTATCTATTACTATTCCACTAAATCCAATTTTTATTGTGGTGTATCGGAATATCGTCTATAAAACAGGTTGATATATCATTTATAATATAAAAATATTATATAGCGTTTAGTGTTTTTTGAACTATAATATAATAATTCGTAATGAAAGGGAACGATCTATTAAATAAAAAAGATACTCTCAACATCAATCAAATAATCTGACGTTTTAACCAGCTAATAGCTTTATCAATCCAATCCTGGCAGTTTGGTTCCCATTGCTCTGGTGTCCTCATTGTAACCTCATCCGCTAAAGCCAAACCATGGATACCACGTTCATAGATATGTAGTTCAAATGGAATTTTATGCTGGCGCAAAGCGATACTGAACAGCAGTGAGTTTTCTACTGGAACACTGGTATCTTGTTGGGTATGCCACAAAAAGGTAGGAGGTGTATTGGAAGAAACCTGATTTTCCAAAGAAAGATGCTGCAATAATGTTTCATCTGGCTGGCTTCCCATAAGATGTTCGCAAGATTCCTGATGGGTAAAGGGTCCAGTTGTAATAACAGGGTAGCATAAGATCATTCCATTTGGCTGATATTCTGATGGAGAAGAACCCATTATTTTCTGTAACCATTCCTGGTTCCACATAGTTCCCAGACAAGCTGCTAAATGCCCTCCAGCAGAAAAACCATTTAGAAAAATCTGATTGGTGTCAATCGACCATTCTTCCGCATGAGAACGGATAAAACGTATGGATTCCGCTAACTGGGTTAATGCGGTTGGAAAACGGTTGGGAACAATGCTATATTGTAATACAAATGCGTTAATTCCTTGTGATAAAAAACGCATTGCAACAGGTTCCCCTTCTCGTACCGAACGTCTGCTATATCCACCACCAGGACAGATAATCACGGCTGGTCTTAATTTTCCTTGTGCGATTGGAGGATTTAATAAATAAGCTTGTAAAACTGGCTGTTCCAGTCCAATTACTGGGCAGTTGGTGTTGATAAAATATTCCTGATAAATCATGTTTTGTCTCCTTATTTATAATTTCAGCCAAAGCAATTTTATCAAAACGGCTTTGGCTGAATTTTTATTTGCTGAACATACGTTGCAGTTCTTTTTTGTTTTTATCATCCGTCATAATCATGACATCATCCCCTTCAATGAGCAATGTATCCCCTTGAGGAATAATACTTTTTCCTTTACGTAGGATCGTTATTACCAATGTATTTGGTGGGAAATGGATCTCACTAAGTGGTTGTCCGTTGATTGAATCGGTATCTTTTACAATAAATTCACAAATAGAAGAATTGCCCATGTTCATACGGGTAATAAACCGCATACTTACAGCGTCTACTTCCCGTTCAATCAAATTTGTAATAATATTAATACTAGATACTACGATGTCAGCCCCAATCGTTTTCATAATATCAATATTTTTAGGATTATTTGCTTTTACAATGGTTGTTTTTACATGAAAGTAATTACGAGCCAGTTGTGCGGCAATAAAATTATCTTCATCTCTCCCTGTAATTGCTACCATAATATCCGCCTTATGTGCTTCTGCTTTTTTTAAAGTACGGATGTCTGTCCCATCTCCTCGAAAAACAGAAATATCAAGACGATCAGCTACATAGGCGCATTTACATCTCTCTTTTTCAATAATTTTAATTTCATGTGTACCTGCATGTAATAAGGATTTGGCTAAATAATATCCAACATTACCTCCACCTATAATTAAAATATTCATGATGGTATCCTCCTACAGTACTACATGAGCAAAAATCAAGCGGTCAGTTTCTGTTACAACCCGGTCTGCTGATGGGGAATAAAGTGTAATAATATTATGGCTATCAATCACCGCAAATAAGCGATGCTCTTCTGACTTTTTGTTGAGTTCTGATAGCAATTTTCCCTTCATATGCCTTTGATAAGGAATCGTGTTGAATTCAATGGAAGTACCTCCATAATGGACGAGCTTACTATTTGATTTGTTACCAAATAGCCCTGAACAAATGGATTCAAATGCCAATGAAGTAGGGCAAATTGTAGGGATTCCTAAACTTTCAAACGCATGTGCTTTTACAGGGTCTAATACACGGCAGATAATATTATCTAATTTAAATATTTCATGAGCGATTTGTGCGGCCATGATATTCGTATTATCTTGTTCTGTCACACATACTACATAGTCGCAGCCCTCAATCCCGGCAGATTTCATTACATCAATATCAATTGGTGTTCCTTCTACTGTAAGGCCAGTAAACTCATCATCCAACATGTCAAAACGGTCTTTGTCATTGTCGATAATAGCAATATAATGACCTTCCGCATCTAGTACGCTGGCAAGCCGACTGCCTAACCTACCACAACCGATAATTAGAATATTCATAAAAAGATCCTTTCCAAAAGGTATATAATTTAATAGTAATATGTTGCCAACTATTTGTCAATAACAAAAGAGTGAGAAATCATTCTATTATTGATTTTGTTTTTGTGTATGTTATAATAAAAGTAAATGAAGAGGAGGGATAACGGTGCCCAGATTTTTTATTCCAGAATTAAATGACCAGTTTACAACCATTACTGGAGAAAGTGCCCACCATATTTCTCGTTCTTTGCGTATGCAGCCAGGCGAGATGATAACCCTTTGTGATACAAAGGGGTTTGACTACCATTGTAAAATAGAATCGGTTGGGGAAGAAGTAGTAGTTTCTATTGTAGAGAAACAGCCAAGCCAAACAGAACCAGATATTCAGGTAACATTATATCAAGCTTTGCCAAAGGGAGATAAATTTGAGCAAATTATTCAAAAATCAGTGGAACTTGGAGTAACAGAGATTGTTCCGGTACTAACATCTCGATGTATATCGAGACCGGATCAAAAGTCAATGGCAAAAAAATGTATTCGGTACAATAAGATTGCCTTGGAAGCAGCAAAACAAAGCGGGAGAGG
This is a stretch of genomic DNA from Clostridium facile. It encodes these proteins:
- a CDS encoding zf-HC2 domain-containing protein, whose translation is MKQINCNMIQDLLPLYQEGLVSGQTKKEIDEHLQRCPQCRAVQEKNQQELFHQTDLLSNTNSKEKSALVLLKKIQKSQNSTWYFTVILSMLVADYLSLLYQGWIGFVPCLILIPFLLTLLFHRYKAILIFGALEFLMVSMVQTHLILGLIGLPFFFFCTGSGIMLAKQIQLWRKKGLE
- a CDS encoding DUF3139 domain-containing protein, producing MKKTKRIVLLVISVIWVISSTGCYLMAKGNPIRYFQAKREIQTYIEKHYGKEIVMGELSYTSKTNTFYASVTEADDSRNHSSIVYYPTGEIGDYYQFDIQSRMEEEVSSMIYTFLNTQMQLTQEDITINTLLELPPFQYQLDSSYDPNIPVTIQIELNQEFSSKEDYIATAIPLIQKLQILGIPIENAKLYSYLPEDGNSCYQTELTSFEATEEEMVSHTKIVTIKK
- a CDS encoding RNA polymerase sigma factor, encoding MEEIKELYDLYHDDLYRYIFSLTKNQHQTEDILQSTFLSALQSLSSFQRRSTIKTWLIGIARHEYFSYLRKNPMELGLYELTVEPGDIDPSEHELSWIILQELSKLSELQKEIAVLRLFNELTFAEISIIIGKTENYCRVSFFRTKQKLMEVLQNEAD
- the galE gene encoding UDP-glucose 4-epimerase GalE, which translates into the protein MSTILVTGATGFIGSHTCVELIQSGYHVVGTDNFCNSKPAVLDRIQTITEKKMDFIKADLCHPEELDQIFQQYQIDAVIHFAGLKAVGESVEKPLEYYSNNITGTLYLLECMRKYHCYRIVFSSSATVYGMNNPVPYQENMPTSATNPYGYTKVMIEQILRDLCVSDPKWSIVLLRYFNPIGAHHSGLLGEDPNGIPNNLMPYICQVAIGKLEYLRVFGDDYDTPDGTGVRDYIHVVDLAKGHLDAVKYALEHNGAQEINLGTGKGTSVLELFHSFEKACGKKLPYQIIERRAGDIATCYADTSKAKELLGWSAKKTIEDMCQDSWNFICKNPNGIE
- a CDS encoding alpha/beta hydrolase translates to MIYQEYFINTNCPVIGLEQPVLQAYLLNPPIAQGKLRPAVIICPGGGYSRRSVREGEPVAMRFLSQGINAFVLQYSIVPNRFPTALTQLAESIRFIRSHAEEWSIDTNQIFLNGFSAGGHLAACLGTMWNQEWLQKIMGSSPSEYQPNGMILCYPVITTGPFTHQESCEHLMGSQPDETLLQHLSLENQVSSNTPPTFLWHTQQDTSVPVENSLLFSIALRQHKIPFELHIYERGIHGLALADEVTMRTPEQWEPNCQDWIDKAISWLKRQII
- a CDS encoding family 78 glycoside hydrolase catalytic domain produces the protein MRKRNRVVAWIVALALLVTMMVPSLAVSAAEPDTTIQNLMVDNVTNPIGIDNKTPYFSWNMQSSVVGQKQTAYQIVVEKWNTVNDKAEKTVWDTGKVSSDVSIDIAYAGEALQSSSTYHWHVTVWDKDDKSVVSDAATFEMGLLEENAFDDVHWIRMPKAGDPDPDAPEQVADTSVYTIESNFKFNDAVGFVFAGTDKTHFYMWQLNNNMENGVEGSYIRPHVWNGGGALFNPENVGNFNGYKLDQDLVNGQTYNFKLVVDTENKTVTTYLDGQEVNKMNTGDANLSYGKLGFRQATNPAQGFVEEAWIDDLKATAKDGTILFYQDFSLASDTQFDGGEVVDGQLHVKCEDDNVQSDKVFFEKDTENYYRFDVDFTINSGKAGIMYGSNAAGSVYYYSQINPSYTGTLNGVNYNNEPAVVQNFKDGSAAAYGFDGGKITNVAQDDFIGKQHHVTVIANYGKQVWIYVDGVEAKYHDRLEDFSFDGKIGFTSDADDDVTYDNVCVKIDGQPQVLTDFSTEENIFDNGTVKDGTLNVAGATNAFLTGTLTGTEPVEPEPAEPVHFTYEADLTITGDAAGLVFSGTDSNNFYMWQLNGVDHDGQLYLRPHIWANGTPNYNGYEVDISQYFDFATEIQNKQIHVKLDVTNDAVVTYINDVKVNTFDLTGKPGTMVDGCVGFRSGAKGETFKADNLKVVSYDAEGTETVKYDYNFDDGINPFGGSAGQASSSQIVDGQFVVAENAGVLMTKDLSKLGMPMFRKSFDTAAEKEVVSAKVYASSLGVYDLYVNGERVGYTNADGEKMYDEMKPGWTDYNERILYYSHDITDLVKQHGSNVILATMGSGWWTGRVSYGTYGYKDMAFMAKTIITYSDGSQEVINTDSSWKTSKNGVIREADIWDGETYDANYPSPAEISTSDYVEDESWQKPSYSTDFRGIISAQTGQTIQVRKELERTSAKTTVYEGTVDNGSDYGKINVVKDDYAANDKIELKKGQTAIFDLGQNMVGWPNINITAPQGTEVVMHFAEMLNDSGEKSRGNDGPEGGLYTANYRSAKATGTYIAKGDTNESYRSTFTFYGFRYVSVTATQDITINSFVAEVVGSAIPETGTLETSDASVNQLISNVLWGQRSNYLSVPTDCPQRDEKLGWSGDTQIFVGAASYNANVAGFFHKWAYDAQDSQQGGAYTDTIPRSAAVGAGNAAWGDAGIIVPYTMYKMYGDTLMIEKMYDSMTEYMQWLEARGYIGAGTGYGDWLAYESNEGPVRNVIACAYYANDTLMMAEMCDAIGKTDEAASYRQRYEEIKDYFQATFLNADGTLKTENSTQTCYLMALKSDMFETEEQKQAAVDTLVQKIKDNGNKLGTGFVGTGALNQTLSDVGETNMAYTLLLQREDPSWLYSVDQGATTIWERWNSYTKENGFGDVSMNSFNHYSYGAVLEWMYSDMLGIEADIDDPGFKHIILQPQPDTREDSEIPANEQRITSVKGSYDSTYGTISAEWNWSEDEFNYTATVPANTTATVYLPTTEGQTVTVNGKDVADLDEATDGIKYIETTDGKAVFEVVSGTFNFKSSSTEEPTPGDVDKTILEKVIAKATELKGTEEYTNAIPSVKESFDKALADAQTVYDNPAATDKEVTNAWMTLMDEIHKLGFQAGDKTALQNLYDEVKDTDLSQYKDGAAKDNFKTALKNAETVLADRDAMQNEIDKAYNDLKAAFDALEKLADKSQLKALLDECAEFKEENYTPATWEVFAPILEKAQGVYDNVDATQEEVNAAVDELLGGMLQLRFKADTSILEGLVQQVEGMDLSQYTDASVAALKAVLGESKAMLGNENLSKDDQPAVDAQVEKLAQAINNLEVKDNSAVNNSTGSSTQTGSTTTTNQPVKTGDSSIVFALAATMLAGAGIIVAKKRRK